The window ATTCGTTATATGTAGATATTAAGAAGTATTTATTGAAAAATTTATTTGTTCATGAAGATGAAAAATCTTTTTTACGATTTAAAAGGTATGATGATATTTTACAGAGAGTTTCTTTAAGTGAAATATTAGAAGAATCTAAGATAAAGTCAAAAGATGATATAAATAAGCGTATTAGTGTAAAACTTAATTTGAAAGGTGTTGTTAAAAGAATTCCAAATACTAATGAAATTGAAGGTGCTACAACTCAATATTTAAGAAAAAAAGGACAATTTATATATGGTAAGCAAAATTTATATAAGGGAGCTTTTGGTATTGTACCTTCTAATTTAGATGGTTATCTAAGTTCTAGTGATATACCTTCATTTGATTTTATAAAACTAATAGATGAAATGTGGCTATTTTATTATTTATCTGATAAAGATTATTATACTAAATTAGAACGTTTGTCAACAGGAACTGGATCTAAAAGAATTTCACCAGAAGATTTTCTGAAAATTAAAATTAACATACCTTCTATAGAAGAACAAAAAGAAATATCAAATATGTTAAAATTTTTTGACCATAAAATAGAAAATATTAAAAAACAAATATTTTTATTTTCTAAGTTTAAAAAAGGTTTATTACAGAGAATGTTTTGTTAAATAAACATTTTTTGAAGAAGTCCCTTTTTATATTTTTTTAAATTATTTAAATCTTGTTCATGTATTTGGATATATTTATCAATGGATGATAGGAACTTGCTTATTTTTTCTTGTTTTTCTAATGGTGGAATTTTTATTTTAAAGTTTTTTATTGTTTCTGCTTTTAGATTTTGTTGTGTTCCTGTTTCAATATATTTATGTATATATTTTTTATAGAAAGTTAAATGATAATACATAAATTCTAAATCTATATCATCTTTGAATATTATGCTAAATATTGCTTGACTTGTTGCTAGTGGAATGTTATTTATTGATACGAATCCTACTGATGCATATATTGAATATAATAAAGATTTCTCTGGTACTATCCATGCTGATGAGTTTTCTAATCCTAATTTACTCATTGTTTTTTCTGTGTAAGTTATGTACTTACCTTCTTTTGTCATGTCATTAATACTTAAAAAAGGTATATTTCCATTATAATACTT of the Methanosphaera cuniculi genome contains:
- a CDS encoding restriction endonuclease subunit S → SLYVDIKKYLLKNLFVHEDEKSFLRFKRYDDILQRVSLSEILEESKIKSKDDINKRISVKLNLKGVVKRIPNTNEIEGATTQYLRKKGQFIYGKQNLYKGAFGIVPSNLDGYLSSSDIPSFDFIKLIDEMWLFYYLSDKDYYTKLERLSTGTGSKRISPEDFLKIKINIPSIEEQKEISNMLKFFDHKIENIKKQIFLFSKFKKGLLQRMFC
- a CDS encoding restriction endonuclease subunit S, with amino-acid sequence SLYVDIKKYFIKNIFHDINEESTDNCLIDNVKWKQLKLKDIIKKGKAGGTPKSSVKKYYNGNIPFLSINDMTKEGKYITYTEKTMSKLGLENSSAWIVPEKSLLYSIYASVGFVSINNIPLATSQAIFSIIFKDDIDLEFMYYHLTFYKKYIHKYIETGTQQNLKAETIKNFKIKIPPLEKQEKISKFLSSIDKYIQIHEQDLNNLKKYKKGLLQKMFI